A genomic segment from candidate division KSB1 bacterium encodes:
- a CDS encoding sulfotransferase: protein MDALIGITREDWLRLLRENNFAIAPQYWNRALAVTMMSLANTRDQRREEQEYGAEVKRAEIKPPLFILGHWRSGTTLLHELLALDEQFAYANLFQVSHPHTFLCREAIIEKALAQADTEQRPMDAMRVGFRSPGEDESALAVASLRSPMLAWSFPRNEAYYDRFLTFREASDDDLARWKAAFMKFLMKLSWRYGSRPLVLKSPPHTARLKLLLEMFPEARFVHIHRDPFVVFQSTRALYDKAAAASHLQRPDPTRIDAGILRRYAAMYEAFFEERDLIPAGRFCEIAFAELERDPLGQVQQIYAQLRLPGFDAVAPKMQAYVQARRDYRKNKHVPLAEPLRQRIVEAWWRSFATWGYATDGVPANSLRINDDGSKRTNMMKT, encoded by the coding sequence GTGGATGCTTTGATTGGAATCACCCGTGAAGATTGGTTGCGGTTGTTGCGGGAGAACAACTTTGCCATCGCGCCGCAATATTGGAACCGTGCGCTGGCGGTGACGATGATGAGCCTGGCCAATACACGCGATCAGCGTCGCGAAGAGCAGGAGTACGGTGCCGAGGTCAAACGGGCGGAAATCAAACCGCCGCTGTTCATTCTCGGCCATTGGCGCAGCGGCACGACACTGCTGCATGAACTGCTCGCGCTGGACGAACAGTTTGCCTATGCCAACCTGTTTCAGGTGTCGCATCCGCACACCTTTCTCTGTCGCGAGGCGATCATCGAAAAAGCGCTGGCGCAGGCCGATACCGAGCAGCGGCCGATGGATGCCATGCGCGTCGGTTTTCGCAGTCCGGGTGAGGATGAATCGGCGCTTGCGGTCGCCAGCTTGCGCTCGCCCATGCTGGCGTGGTCGTTCCCGCGCAATGAAGCCTATTATGATCGCTTCCTGACCTTTCGCGAGGCGTCAGACGATGACCTCGCCAGATGGAAGGCTGCTTTTATGAAGTTTTTAATGAAGCTCTCCTGGCGCTATGGCAGCCGGCCGCTGGTCTTGAAATCGCCGCCTCACACGGCCCGTCTCAAGCTGCTGCTGGAAATGTTTCCCGAGGCGCGCTTCGTGCACATCCATCGCGATCCCTTTGTCGTGTTTCAGTCGACCCGCGCGCTGTATGACAAGGCGGCGGCGGCCTCGCATTTGCAACGGCCCGATCCGACGCGCATCGATGCCGGGATTCTGCGACGCTATGCCGCCATGTACGAGGCCTTTTTCGAGGAGCGCGACCTGATTCCCGCCGGCCGCTTTTGTGAAATCGCTTTTGCGGAGTTGGAGCGCGATCCACTCGGACAGGTCCAGCAGATTTATGCGCAGTTGCGGTTGCCCGGCTTCGACGCAGTGGCGCCCAAAATGCAGGCTTATGTGCAAGCACGGCGCGATTATCGCAAGAACAAACATGTTCCCCTGGCCGAACCACTGCGCCAGCGAATCGTTGAGGCCTGGTGGCGAAGCTTCGCCACCTGGGGCTATGCCACTGACGGGGTGCCGGCCAACTCGCTTCGCATCAATGACGACGGCAGCAAACGCACCAACATGATGAAGACATGA
- a CDS encoding MFS transporter, with the protein MSDHTCISTTPVPPVVEAEVGKPARLWSKNYLLLWQGQFVSRLGNQAFNVALLFWLKHTTGSATLMGFISMVSSIPALLLISVGGAIADRYSRRNIIILCDLFAGLAVLSLAFLLLLAPGATGLAIVWLFVVSIVLAVISSFFAPAISAAIPDLVPRERLAAANSMGQFSEQFTLFIGQGLGGTLYRLLGAPILFLIDGLTFLFSAVSETFITIPQPVRKPSSNWRQRLREFRHDLAEGFQYVWHTAGLKGLVMVSAVNNFFSVPILLLLPFYVEDFLQVKVDWYGFLLAAFGMGSLLGSGIAGMCRPSGWTRARLMMLVMLLDALFYGLLAVVRLPLAALALAFLSGAAGGFFAINTTTLIQMTTPSQIRGRIFGLLGTIAGSITPLALGLSGVVADLTGKNIPLIYLTCSGALLVLALVVISRREIREFLACELAAEGTPAPAEARSPV; encoded by the coding sequence ATGAGCGATCACACCTGCATTTCAACAACGCCGGTGCCTCCGGTTGTAGAGGCCGAGGTGGGCAAACCCGCCCGGCTGTGGAGCAAGAATTATTTGCTGCTGTGGCAGGGGCAATTTGTCAGCCGCCTGGGCAATCAGGCCTTCAACGTCGCGCTGCTCTTTTGGCTGAAGCACACCACCGGTTCGGCGACACTCATGGGCTTCATCTCGATGGTGTCGAGCATTCCGGCGCTGCTGTTGATCTCGGTTGGCGGCGCCATCGCCGACCGTTACTCGCGCCGCAACATCATCATTCTGTGTGATCTGTTTGCCGGACTTGCCGTCTTGTCGCTGGCCTTCCTGCTTCTCCTGGCACCCGGCGCCACCGGGCTGGCGATTGTTTGGCTGTTTGTCGTCTCGATTGTACTGGCGGTCATTTCATCGTTCTTTGCCCCGGCGATTTCCGCCGCCATTCCAGATCTGGTGCCCAGGGAACGGCTGGCGGCGGCAAACTCGATGGGCCAGTTCTCAGAGCAATTCACCCTTTTCATCGGGCAGGGATTGGGGGGAACGCTTTACCGGCTGCTGGGCGCGCCGATCCTGTTCTTGATCGATGGCCTGACCTTTTTGTTTTCGGCGGTGAGTGAGACCTTCATCACAATTCCGCAACCGGTGCGCAAACCCAGCAGCAACTGGCGGCAGCGTCTGCGCGAATTTCGCCATGACCTCGCCGAGGGCTTTCAGTATGTCTGGCACACTGCCGGTCTGAAGGGGCTGGTCATGGTCTCGGCGGTGAACAACTTCTTTTCGGTGCCCATTCTGCTGTTGCTGCCGTTTTATGTCGAGGATTTTCTCCAGGTCAAAGTTGATTGGTATGGCTTTTTGCTGGCTGCCTTCGGCATGGGCTCGCTGCTGGGATCGGGGATCGCCGGGATGTGCCGGCCCTCGGGCTGGACGCGGGCCCGCTTGATGATGCTGGTGATGCTCCTGGACGCCCTGTTTTACGGCCTGCTGGCGGTGGTTCGTCTGCCGCTGGCGGCATTGGCGCTGGCCTTTCTCAGCGGTGCGGCCGGCGGCTTTTTTGCGATCAATACCACGACCCTCATTCAAATGACAACGCCGAGCCAAATTCGGGGTCGCATCTTCGGATTGCTCGGCACCATCGCCGGCAGCATTACGCCGCTGGCTTTGGGCCTTTCCGGGGTGGTTGCGGATTTGACCGGAAAGAACATTCCGTTGATTTATTTGACCTGCAGTGGTGCGCTGCTGGTCCTGGCACTGGTTGTCATCTCCCGCCGCGAGATACGGGAATTCCTGGCCTGTGAACTGGCTGCCGAAGGCACGCCGGCGCCGGCGGAAGCACGGTCGCCAGTTTGA
- a CDS encoding MbtH family protein, translated as MVRDENEDSTIYKVVVNHEEQYSIWPADRENALGWRDVGKTGTKAECLAYIKEVWTDMRPLSLRKKMEEAAQQPQNQ; from the coding sequence ATGGTCCGCGATGAAAACGAAGACAGCACGATCTACAAAGTCGTCGTCAATCATGAAGAGCAATACTCGATCTGGCCGGCGGATCGCGAAAACGCACTCGGCTGGCGCGATGTCGGCAAGACCGGCACCAAGGCGGAATGTCTGGCCTACATCAAAGAAGTGTGGACGGACATGCGGCCGTTGAGCCTGCGGAAAAAAATGGAAGAAGCAGCGCAACAGCCGCAGAACCAATGA
- a CDS encoding GAF domain-containing protein: MHPPETKRLHPLLEGFYRLYQRHDGVKTLLDEAAKLAVEFFQVQQCAIAWLAEGKPGFSVLVSSGAKPTDDFVNHVGQAIAAHRRQHPAAERGSAHVLPVAAAGTPDPREFVLPVQVSHRIAGYLYARQSKLMADEALLALLARHIGAAVETQRMRELLASRYAAPAGASNRGEAAAPSVLGTPILAAVETPGKVANIVARAFYKELRKAGFETKQILMVATALIENLTEALRRASTKKQA; this comes from the coding sequence ATGCACCCGCCGGAGACGAAAAGGCTGCACCCTCTGCTGGAAGGGTTCTACCGCCTCTACCAGCGCCACGACGGGGTGAAGACATTATTGGATGAGGCGGCAAAATTGGCGGTCGAATTTTTCCAGGTACAGCAATGTGCCATTGCCTGGCTGGCAGAGGGCAAGCCCGGTTTCAGCGTTCTGGTGAGTAGCGGCGCAAAGCCGACGGATGATTTCGTCAATCATGTCGGGCAAGCGATCGCCGCACACCGCCGACAGCATCCTGCCGCAGAACGGGGCAGCGCGCATGTGCTCCCTGTCGCTGCTGCCGGCACTCCCGATCCCCGGGAGTTTGTCCTGCCGGTGCAGGTCAGCCATCGTATCGCCGGCTATCTTTACGCGCGCCAGAGCAAGCTGATGGCCGACGAGGCCCTGCTCGCGCTGCTGGCACGGCATATTGGCGCTGCCGTTGAAACGCAGAGGATGCGCGAGCTGCTGGCTTCGCGTTATGCTGCTCCGGCGGGCGCATCGAACCGGGGTGAAGCCGCGGCACCCTCGGTGCTGGGAACGCCCATTTTGGCCGCCGTCGAAACTCCCGGGAAAGTTGCGAACATCGTTGCCCGGGCTTTTTACAAAGAATTGCGCAAGGCCGGTTTTGAGACGAAGCAGATTTTGATGGTCGCCACGGCGCTGATCGAAAATTTGACCGAGGCCCTGCGCCGGGCCAGCACCAAAAAGCAGGCGTGA
- a CDS encoding choline/carnitine O-acyltransferase, with product MYAQERTKDVYETIAGYPQPPLIPLPPCEDWESLQAMGLKLGGVSCGIVKAAMSLTGFRAFHRQLPRQLEAILRRSELRGAYLFAPVISATLALQDDPRNPDALTRAATLLFAARALYDDIVSARLEPDRLGDQVLEMGQYPNLFATSMIIEDKRARLFKSTNVTTITVAVAGRLYSLRVGNLGTETTMAQLLTALEQLAATARRQRRRNDEPAPGVLSAADHPTQIKAFSQLQQIRVNAESLAALRHSFLTLCLDLESAPGSLAEAALLAHSTNFVNRWHHASMQLVVFGNGKACVICHFSAYLDGNTMARAAAELQQRAAAWPLPQNTRQEAGSLAPATELQWRIAPEWLRRGSADLRTVLDNQQATFEIPGWGREFFLAHDVEAVPAFILALQMAARRLTGKIVRITQFVSLSRYRCMDLATPVVTTPEVIRFVEAMDSEAMAADRAMTLLHEAIHSQKEVCRKARHALPFDDLLALFLRSRKGVQKWYVLLVAALAVKILRLLGCYRPLPREVLVSHPEIYPTVPVFGRPGVRLPYVKYFGLHYQIMDEKIVITVMPAVGWTIPNAELVAEVRESLQRIQNLIVHAGRKS from the coding sequence ATGTATGCGCAAGAACGAACAAAAGATGTTTATGAGACGATCGCCGGATATCCCCAACCGCCTCTCATTCCCCTGCCGCCCTGCGAAGACTGGGAATCATTGCAGGCGATGGGCCTGAAATTGGGAGGCGTGTCGTGCGGGATCGTGAAGGCGGCCATGAGCCTGACGGGCTTTCGTGCTTTTCATCGGCAGCTTCCCCGGCAGCTCGAAGCGATTCTGCGCCGCAGCGAATTGCGGGGTGCCTATCTTTTTGCGCCGGTGATTTCTGCCACCCTGGCGTTGCAGGATGATCCACGGAATCCCGATGCCCTGACGCGCGCCGCGACCCTGTTGTTCGCGGCCCGCGCACTGTATGATGACATCGTCTCCGCCCGTCTGGAACCCGATCGTCTCGGTGACCAGGTGCTCGAAATGGGACAATATCCCAATCTCTTCGCCACCAGCATGATCATCGAAGACAAACGCGCGCGCCTTTTCAAAAGCACGAACGTGACGACCATTACCGTGGCCGTCGCCGGCCGCCTGTACTCATTGCGCGTCGGGAACTTGGGAACGGAGACCACGATGGCACAACTGCTGACCGCCCTGGAGCAGTTGGCGGCCACCGCCCGCCGTCAGCGGCGCAGAAACGACGAGCCTGCTCCCGGTGTGCTGTCTGCTGCCGACCACCCCACTCAGATCAAAGCCTTCTCGCAGCTGCAACAGATCCGGGTCAACGCCGAATCGCTGGCCGCGCTGCGTCACAGTTTTTTGACCTTGTGCCTCGATTTGGAGAGTGCGCCGGGCTCACTTGCGGAAGCCGCCCTCCTGGCGCACAGCACCAATTTCGTCAACCGGTGGCATCATGCCAGCATGCAGCTCGTGGTTTTCGGCAATGGCAAGGCTTGTGTGATTTGTCATTTCAGTGCCTATCTCGATGGCAACACGATGGCGCGCGCGGCGGCGGAGCTGCAGCAACGCGCCGCAGCCTGGCCCCTGCCGCAGAACACACGGCAGGAGGCGGGCAGCCTCGCCCCCGCGACGGAGCTGCAGTGGCGTATTGCCCCGGAATGGCTGCGACGGGGAAGTGCGGATTTGCGCACGGTGCTCGACAACCAGCAGGCCACGTTTGAAATCCCCGGCTGGGGCAGGGAGTTTTTTCTGGCGCATGATGTGGAGGCGGTGCCGGCGTTCATTCTGGCATTGCAAATGGCGGCCAGGCGACTGACTGGAAAAATCGTGCGCATCACGCAGTTTGTCAGCCTGTCCCGCTATCGCTGCATGGATTTGGCCACCCCGGTCGTCACGACACCGGAGGTGATCCGCTTCGTCGAAGCCATGGACAGCGAAGCAATGGCGGCAGACCGTGCCATGACGCTGCTGCATGAAGCCATTCATTCCCAGAAAGAGGTTTGTCGAAAAGCACGACACGCTCTGCCGTTTGACGACCTGCTGGCGCTGTTTCTCCGCTCGCGCAAAGGCGTGCAAAAATGGTATGTGCTGCTGGTGGCCGCCCTTGCGGTCAAAATCCTGCGGCTGTTGGGTTGCTATCGCCCGTTGCCGCGCGAAGTGCTGGTCTCGCATCCGGAGATTTATCCGACCGTGCCCGTGTTTGGCCGTCCCGGGGTGCGGTTGCCCTATGTGAAGTATTTCGGGCTGCATTATCAAATCATGGATGAAAAGATCGTCATCACCGTGATGCCGGCGGTGGGGTGGACGATTCCGAATGCGGAGCTGGTTGCAGAAGTCCGTGAAAGTTTGCAACGCATTCAAAACCTGATTGTGCATGCTGGCAGGAAATCCTAG
- a CDS encoding thioesterase domain-containing protein, translating to MLAGNPSASWVVRPRPNPRAALRLFCFPYAGAGSIIFRSWPEQLPVSVETCLVELPGRGSRLREPLFTRLLPMIDAALPALLPYLDRPFAFFGHSMGALLSFELTRRLRRQADRLPSHLFVSGRAAPHLPDAMPALHKLPEAEFIAELRRLNGTPGEVLEHAELMQLLMPILRADFAVCETYVCEPGPPLACPITVFGGAEDPHVTRATLEPWREHTSAGFALHILPGDHFFLQSAAPMLLQIMREELLRLTGQAPGR from the coding sequence ATGCTGGCAGGAAATCCTAGTGCAAGCTGGGTGGTGCGGCCCCGGCCCAATCCCCGCGCGGCGTTGCGTTTGTTTTGCTTCCCTTACGCCGGGGCCGGCAGCATCATTTTTCGATCGTGGCCGGAACAGCTTCCCGTCTCCGTGGAAACCTGTCTGGTGGAATTGCCCGGACGCGGTTCGCGCTTGCGCGAACCGCTCTTCACCCGGCTGCTGCCCATGATCGATGCCGCGTTGCCGGCTTTGCTGCCCTACCTGGACCGGCCGTTCGCCTTCTTCGGGCACAGCATGGGTGCCTTGTTGAGTTTCGAGCTCACACGGCGGTTGCGCCGACAAGCTGATCGCCTGCCGTCGCATCTTTTTGTCTCGGGGCGTGCCGCGCCGCACCTCCCGGATGCCATGCCCGCCCTGCACAAGCTGCCCGAGGCGGAGTTTATCGCCGAATTGCGCCGTCTCAACGGCACGCCCGGGGAGGTGCTGGAGCACGCCGAGCTGATGCAGCTTTTGATGCCGATCCTGCGCGCCGACTTCGCCGTCTGCGAAACTTATGTCTGTGAACCGGGTCCTCCGCTCGCCTGTCCGATCACGGTTTTCGGCGGCGCGGAGGATCCCCATGTCACGCGCGCCACGCTGGAACCCTGGCGCGAGCACACGAGTGCCGGTTTCGCTTTGCATATCCTGCCCGGCGATCATTTCTTCTTGCAATCCGCTGCGCCCATGCTGCTGCAGATTATGCGGGAAGAGCTGCTGCGCCTGACGGGACAAGCACCGGGGAGATGA